The Leptospira johnsonii genome window below encodes:
- a CDS encoding 7TM diverse intracellular signaling domain-containing protein, whose product MKGLLDIQNFLSWRVFCKLSFTFLSFSICSPIFAFDPSSLPYDGISLVPYAEVWADEDGDTQFEKMQKKEFYPLSSGSLGYSDLAHWFKIPVENKSSHSISWILEIHYSQLDKAELYLASKGDKVFFRGGDRIPFEERPIQYRFPSFPLELKAGEKDTVYLRIQTKSSVNFAVFAYKSQDFFSNISHEQILLGIYFGSLLVMALYNLFLFLSTKEKTYLAFFGYVGSGVLAQWSLHGYSFQFFWPNSVVWASHIITSFTFLVSGTTADFIRLYFDAPNHYSNSNKVLKGISILSYILTVVGYFLPFGFALALYIFLSTITLVAILYLGFQGFSRNLRPTLFFLGAWLALVTGAFVFTLRFSGIIPHTISLAYWGVEIGTAMHILLLALSLADRVNDLSKDLSSKVEDLNEAKQAIEQSELRFRNLFEGAEELLLTLDQEGNIKDANRTLSRLTGYKPLEVEGKNFLDLIYTLDTQEGSIVLLLAKEKLEEHLRTRKTVEFHSEFKQKYVMEPKPVKIRLQSFESEAGRKVLGKVSEISEDILSRFLVSESMHFTVNNYLRNADILSRQLTSNLSQFAGSEVITAIRTCLREVLINAIEHGNLGISFDEKTEAMKSGNYMEFIQKRQREAFYGARNVKVAYSLNSKRIGFEIEDEGDGFDFKKILNLDGEKLNEESYTHGRGIMMTRKVFDVVKFNEKGNKVLLIKYLQKPLKYKREPSSLDFD is encoded by the coding sequence GTGAAAGGACTTTTAGACATTCAGAATTTTTTGTCTTGGAGAGTTTTTTGTAAACTCTCGTTCACTTTTTTATCTTTTTCCATTTGTAGTCCGATTTTCGCATTCGATCCTTCTTCTCTTCCGTATGATGGGATTTCCTTGGTGCCTTACGCAGAGGTTTGGGCGGACGAGGATGGGGATACTCAATTCGAAAAAATGCAAAAGAAAGAGTTTTATCCTCTTTCTTCCGGGAGTTTAGGTTATTCGGATCTGGCTCATTGGTTCAAGATCCCAGTAGAAAATAAATCTTCTCATTCCATTTCCTGGATTTTGGAGATCCATTATAGCCAGTTGGACAAGGCAGAATTGTATCTTGCCTCCAAAGGGGACAAGGTTTTTTTTCGGGGAGGAGACAGGATTCCTTTTGAAGAAAGGCCGATCCAATATAGATTTCCCAGTTTTCCTTTGGAATTAAAGGCAGGGGAGAAGGACACAGTTTATCTCAGGATCCAGACCAAAAGTTCGGTTAACTTTGCTGTGTTCGCATATAAGTCTCAGGACTTTTTTTCCAATATAAGCCATGAGCAAATATTACTTGGGATCTATTTCGGATCTCTTTTGGTCATGGCATTATATAATCTATTTCTGTTCTTATCTACTAAGGAAAAAACATACCTAGCATTTTTCGGATATGTCGGCTCTGGGGTTTTGGCCCAATGGTCTCTTCACGGATATTCGTTTCAATTTTTCTGGCCGAACTCGGTGGTTTGGGCAAGTCATATCATCACTTCTTTTACATTTTTGGTTTCTGGGACAACAGCTGATTTTATCAGACTCTACTTCGATGCTCCTAATCATTATTCGAATTCTAATAAGGTCCTTAAGGGAATATCAATATTATCTTATATACTTACAGTTGTCGGATATTTTCTTCCGTTCGGCTTTGCATTGGCGCTTTATATATTCCTTTCTACGATCACTTTGGTCGCGATCTTGTATCTCGGCTTCCAAGGATTTTCCAGAAATCTAAGGCCTACACTTTTCTTTTTAGGCGCCTGGCTTGCACTCGTTACAGGGGCATTCGTATTTACTCTGAGATTTTCCGGGATCATTCCTCATACAATCTCTTTGGCGTATTGGGGAGTGGAGATCGGAACTGCAATGCATATTCTTCTTTTGGCTTTGTCATTAGCCGATCGTGTGAACGATCTGTCCAAGGATCTTTCTTCCAAGGTAGAAGATCTGAACGAGGCAAAGCAGGCAATCGAACAATCGGAACTAAGATTTAGGAATTTGTTTGAAGGAGCAGAAGAACTTCTTCTTACATTGGACCAAGAGGGAAATATCAAAGATGCAAACCGCACTCTTTCCAGGCTTACAGGTTATAAACCTCTAGAAGTGGAAGGTAAAAATTTCTTAGATCTGATCTATACTCTGGATACTCAGGAAGGTTCTATCGTACTTCTTCTTGCCAAGGAAAAACTAGAGGAACATTTAAGGACCAGAAAGACCGTAGAATTCCATTCGGAGTTCAAACAGAAATATGTAATGGAACCTAAACCTGTAAAGATCCGTCTCCAATCCTTTGAGAGCGAGGCGGGAAGAAAGGTATTAGGTAAGGTCTCAGAGATCTCTGAGGATATTCTTTCCCGCTTTTTGGTCTCGGAAAGTATGCATTTCACTGTGAACAATTATCTAAGAAATGCGGATATCTTGAGTAGGCAACTCACTTCTAATCTGAGCCAATTTGCAGGATCGGAAGTGATCACTGCGATCCGTACTTGCCTCAGAGAAGTTTTGATCAATGCGATCGAACATGGGAATCTCGGTATCAGCTTTGATGAAAAAACGGAAGCTATGAAATCCGGAAATTACATGGAGTTCATCCAAAAAAGACAAAGAGAGGCTTTTTACGGGGCAAGGAATGTAAAGGTTGCGTATTCTTTAAATTCCAAAAGGATCGGTTTCGAGATAGAAGACGAAGGAGACGGTTTCGATTTTAAGAAGATCTTAAATTTGGACGGAGAAAAACTGAACGAGGAGAGTTATACCCATGGACGTGGGATCATGATGACCCGAAAAGTTTTCGACGTGGTAAAATTTAACGAAAAAGGAAATAAGGTCCTTCTTATCAAATACCTACAAAAACCCCTTAAATACAAAAGAGAACCCAGCTCCTTAGATTTTGATTAA
- a CDS encoding acyl-CoA dehydrogenase family protein yields the protein MNSPLQFELPEELIQLRELVRDVVRKEVVPNRMHYDENNEYPKAILQKFKEAGLYQALFDEEHGGLGYGMMGGIVLAEEISWGCLGVNTAFTSTKLGALPIDVGGTKAQKDKWLPLLASGEKTAAFGLSEPGAGSDVPAMATSAVKKGDRYVLNGTKQWISSAGQADIYTVFAITDKDRGPRGISCFIIEKGTKGFSFGKKEDKLGIRCSETRQLIMEDCEIPEENLLGGKENMGFLHAFKTLILSRPAVAAGAVGLMQGAFDAAIEYSREREQFGTTISSFQAIQHMLADMAIKIEGSRLLTYKAGVYAETFHKDAAKFSAMAKCYASDSSVQVASDAVQIFGGYGYTKEYPVEKFYRDAKILQIYEGTSQIQRNEIAAGLIKDAASKSKKG from the coding sequence TTGAATTCACCGCTTCAATTCGAATTACCAGAGGAATTAATACAACTCAGAGAACTGGTCAGGGACGTAGTCAGAAAGGAAGTCGTTCCGAACAGAATGCACTACGACGAAAACAACGAGTATCCGAAAGCTATTTTACAAAAATTTAAAGAAGCAGGATTGTACCAGGCATTGTTCGACGAAGAACATGGCGGACTAGGTTATGGAATGATGGGAGGTATCGTACTCGCAGAGGAAATTTCCTGGGGATGTTTGGGAGTAAATACCGCATTCACTTCTACAAAACTAGGAGCTCTGCCAATCGATGTAGGTGGAACCAAAGCCCAAAAAGACAAATGGCTTCCTCTTCTCGCCTCGGGTGAAAAGACAGCTGCATTCGGTTTGTCGGAACCAGGAGCAGGTTCAGACGTTCCTGCGATGGCGACCAGTGCAGTGAAAAAAGGGGACCGTTATGTTCTGAACGGTACCAAACAATGGATTAGTAGCGCCGGCCAAGCTGATATCTATACAGTGTTTGCGATAACCGACAAGGACAGAGGCCCAAGAGGGATCTCTTGTTTCATTATTGAAAAAGGGACCAAAGGATTTTCTTTCGGAAAGAAGGAAGACAAGTTGGGGATCAGATGTTCCGAAACAAGACAGCTCATCATGGAAGACTGTGAGATCCCGGAAGAAAATCTTTTGGGTGGAAAAGAGAATATGGGATTCTTGCATGCGTTCAAAACATTGATCCTTTCCAGACCGGCGGTTGCGGCAGGGGCAGTAGGTTTGATGCAGGGTGCATTCGATGCTGCGATCGAATACTCTAGAGAAAGAGAACAGTTCGGAACTACAATCTCTTCTTTCCAGGCGATCCAGCATATGCTTGCCGACATGGCGATCAAGATAGAAGGTTCCAGGCTTCTCACCTACAAAGCAGGCGTGTATGCGGAGACTTTTCATAAAGACGCAGCAAAATTTTCCGCGATGGCAAAATGTTATGCATCCGATTCTTCGGTCCAAGTGGCATCCGACGCGGTGCAAATTTTCGGCGGATACGGATACACCAAAGAATATCCTGTGGAAAAATTTTACAGGGACGCTAAAATCCTACAAATCTACGAAGGCACAAGCCAGATCCAGAGGAACGAAATTGCCGCAGGACTCATAAAAGATGCGGCGTCTAAAAGCAAAAAAGGCTAA
- a CDS encoding sterol desaturase family protein, whose translation MQETILDKAVPFFLGLALLEFLWGRRRSVYRWNDSVSDLATGILYSFTGVVITLGAILLYDKIRIYYSVQSLFHFGEFPSSSPLSKTSNGWEFNLESFLAWTFVLIAVDFIYYWFHRATHEIHLLWACHVTHHSSEEFNLTVALRQSMFQRIFEYAFNLPLALLGIPWWMFFICHGILKIYQFWVHTRLIGKLGWMEKVLLTPSHHRVHHGRDPEYLDKNHGGILILWDRWFGTYAEEKKEPIYGLTEPLPTFNPIWANLHVYISLWNLVKATPSWKDKLLLLIKKPDWRPDSLGGEKKVPEINRSTYVKFDPTISTSKKVYGILQFLVLAGLSVYLLKLLKLGKISLAMYSGFGVWFFFAFLSLGLVWNGRPKMEKWEVLKFVLLGVLAWNLK comes from the coding sequence ATGCAAGAAACGATTTTAGACAAGGCAGTTCCTTTTTTCCTCGGACTAGCTTTGTTGGAATTTTTATGGGGAAGAAGAAGGTCAGTTTATAGATGGAATGATTCCGTTTCCGATTTGGCGACTGGGATACTGTATTCCTTTACTGGAGTGGTCATTACATTGGGCGCCATTCTCCTGTATGATAAAATTAGAATATATTATTCCGTCCAAAGTCTTTTTCATTTTGGGGAATTTCCATCTTCTTCTCCTTTGTCGAAAACCTCTAACGGTTGGGAATTCAATTTAGAGTCTTTTCTTGCATGGACATTCGTTCTGATCGCTGTGGATTTTATTTATTATTGGTTTCATCGCGCAACTCATGAGATCCATCTTCTCTGGGCATGTCATGTGACCCATCATTCCAGCGAAGAATTTAATCTAACTGTGGCACTTCGCCAATCCATGTTCCAAAGGATTTTTGAATATGCTTTCAATCTTCCTTTGGCTCTTCTTGGAATTCCTTGGTGGATGTTCTTTATCTGCCATGGGATCTTGAAGATCTATCAATTTTGGGTTCACACTCGATTGATCGGAAAATTGGGTTGGATGGAAAAAGTCCTTTTGACTCCTTCTCATCATAGGGTCCATCACGGAAGAGATCCTGAATACTTGGATAAGAATCACGGTGGCATATTGATTCTCTGGGATCGCTGGTTTGGAACATATGCGGAGGAGAAGAAGGAGCCGATCTATGGACTGACGGAACCTCTTCCTACATTCAATCCTATTTGGGCAAATTTACATGTGTATATTTCCCTTTGGAATTTAGTAAAGGCCACTCCCAGTTGGAAAGATAAACTTCTTCTTCTTATCAAAAAACCGGACTGGAGACCTGATTCATTGGGAGGAGAGAAGAAGGTCCCAGAAATCAACAGATCCACTTACGTTAAATTCGATCCGACAATTTCAACTTCCAAAAAGGTCTATGGGATCTTGCAGTTTCTAGTTCTTGCCGGACTTTCCGTTTATCTATTAAAACTTTTGAAACTAGGAAAGATATCTCTGGCCATGTATTCAGGCTTTGGAGTTTGGTTCTTCTTTGCGTTCTTAAGTTTAGGTCTTGTATGGAACGGAAGACCTAAGATGGAAAAATGGGAGGTGCTGAAGTTTGTATTATTGGGCGTTCTGGCCTGGAATCTAAAATAA
- a CDS encoding SDR family NAD(P)-dependent oxidoreductase, giving the protein MKKTALITGASVGIGYEISKLAAKDGYDLILVARNLKTLNSVKKEMESLGANVEVLSADLSDPKSPKKIYDFAKKKKAIVDLLVNNAGFGTNGKFHSLDLKEELDLIQVNVTSLVELTHLFLKDMRERHTGKILNVASTAAFQPGPMMTNYYASKAYVLFFSEGLAEEVRKDGVNVTCLCPGPTKTEFFKRAEMDKSAILNSSLVPKADPAYVAKVGYQGVKAGKVVVISGMANKVMAQSIRITPRFLVRKLAKFLNTVN; this is encoded by the coding sequence ATGAAAAAAACAGCATTAATTACCGGAGCAAGCGTAGGCATCGGTTATGAAATTTCCAAATTGGCCGCAAAAGATGGTTACGATCTCATTCTTGTAGCGAGAAATCTCAAAACCTTGAACTCTGTAAAAAAGGAAATGGAAAGTTTGGGGGCAAATGTAGAAGTTCTTTCCGCAGATTTATCCGATCCAAAATCTCCTAAAAAAATTTACGACTTCGCCAAAAAGAAAAAAGCGATCGTGGATCTTCTGGTGAATAACGCAGGCTTTGGAACAAATGGAAAATTCCATTCTTTAGATCTGAAAGAAGAATTGGATCTGATCCAAGTCAATGTGACTTCTCTTGTGGAATTAACTCATCTTTTTCTAAAAGATATGAGAGAAAGACATACAGGAAAAATTCTGAACGTGGCTTCTACTGCAGCTTTCCAGCCAGGTCCAATGATGACGAATTATTATGCTTCCAAGGCGTACGTTCTATTCTTCTCGGAAGGTCTTGCGGAAGAAGTTCGTAAAGACGGAGTGAACGTAACCTGTCTTTGTCCCGGGCCTACTAAAACCGAATTTTTTAAAAGAGCGGAAATGGATAAGTCTGCGATCTTAAATAGCAGTCTTGTTCCTAAAGCGGACCCGGCTTATGTGGCAAAGGTAGGATACCAAGGAGTAAAAGCAGGAAAGGTTGTAGTGATCTCAGGAATGGCAAACAAGGTAATGGCACAATCGATCCGGATCACTCCTAGGTTTTTGGTCCGTAAATTGGCAAAATTTTTAAATACAGTAAACTAG
- a CDS encoding glutathione S-transferase family protein, with protein MIKLYGYPISNYTNKVKLALLEKGLEFEEIRTPFSQEEEFLEKSPMGKIPYLEVDGKYLVESQAIIEFLEDAYPNSKRLIPADPFEAAQVRTIISFIENYIDIPARRLYESIVEGKTISPETVELTKLAIQKGARALSRVAKFSPYIAGKEFTAADCSAFATFQIINDHIADWISPNPLFEIPGLQAYLDMMMQNPNAAKVDKPKSVVMKALKRLRK; from the coding sequence ATGATAAAACTATACGGTTATCCGATCAGCAATTATACGAATAAGGTCAAATTGGCACTTTTAGAAAAAGGTTTGGAGTTCGAAGAAATTCGTACACCCTTCTCCCAAGAAGAGGAGTTTTTAGAAAAAAGCCCAATGGGAAAAATTCCTTACCTTGAAGTGGATGGAAAATATCTGGTAGAATCCCAGGCAATTATAGAATTTTTAGAAGATGCTTATCCGAATAGCAAACGTTTGATCCCAGCAGATCCATTCGAAGCGGCTCAAGTTAGAACGATTATTTCCTTTATCGAAAATTATATCGATATTCCAGCCCGCAGATTGTACGAATCGATTGTAGAAGGTAAAACAATCTCTCCTGAAACTGTAGAACTAACAAAACTCGCGATCCAAAAAGGAGCGAGAGCACTTTCGAGAGTGGCAAAATTTTCTCCTTATATTGCAGGCAAAGAATTTACAGCTGCCGACTGCTCCGCGTTTGCCACCTTTCAGATCATAAACGATCATATCGCGGATTGGATCTCTCCAAATCCACTCTTCGAAATTCCAGGATTACAAGCATATCTGGATATGATGATGCAGAATCCAAACGCCGCAAAAGTGGACAAACCAAAGTCAGTCGTAATGAAAGCTTTAAAGAGACTCCGAAAATAG
- a CDS encoding M3 family metallopeptidase — MLFHSGGESLESMSPAVLFREFPQIALSYQKEKVREKIQNSKKVLEDIIRKKDVNYESVIRPLNDSIEELQEEFTVLSHLNSVKNSEETKEHYTEILPEITEFYTELGQNEELFKLYSQIYEKEKSSLDRPKNKVLEDAILQFKLGGVGLPEDKKNRLQEIQLRLSDLSNQFSQNLLDSTNSFEMKIESEEDVKEIPESDKALYRNEDGTYSFTLQFPSYNCYMTYGSNRSKREELYKAYVTRAPGNGKILEEILALRDESANLLGYKNYAEASLATKVADSPEQVLDFLQRIGKLARPIAEKEISELKKFASSIHIPDFQAFDSAYVSEKLKKKNYDFDEEETRPYFEKSTVVKGTFSFLEKLLGLKFEKTNAPIWDPKTEVYHVRNGSEIIARLYLDLEARKDKQGGAWMNHWETRNRLPNRMILPSAFVVCNFPPSKDSAPSLLNHSDVVTFFHEMGHALHHLCAKIEEPPVSGINGVEWDAVEFPSQFLENFAYEPEVLNFFAFHYETGKPIPKELAQKLKDTKNFLAAMGVVRQLEFGIFDIRIHLQKYSEEEVQNILDLVRKDISVLFPPEYNKFQNGFGHIFSGGYAAGYYSYKWAELLAADAFFAFRSKGIFDEDLAAKYRTEILEKGGSENAMILFKRFLGRDPEPDALLKLYDLVA, encoded by the coding sequence ATGCTTTTCCATTCGGGAGGAGAAAGTCTGGAATCGATGAGTCCAGCAGTTCTATTCAGAGAATTTCCCCAAATCGCACTTTCTTACCAAAAGGAGAAGGTGCGAGAGAAAATACAAAACTCTAAAAAGGTTTTGGAAGATATAATCCGAAAGAAGGATGTAAATTACGAGTCCGTAATACGACCTCTAAACGATTCCATTGAGGAATTGCAGGAAGAATTTACGGTACTTTCTCACCTAAATAGTGTTAAGAACAGCGAAGAAACAAAAGAACATTATACTGAGATCCTACCTGAGATTACCGAATTTTATACTGAGTTAGGACAGAACGAAGAATTATTCAAATTATACTCTCAAATTTATGAGAAAGAAAAGTCTTCACTAGACAGACCAAAGAACAAGGTTCTGGAAGATGCAATCCTTCAATTCAAATTGGGCGGAGTAGGGCTTCCGGAAGATAAAAAAAATCGTCTGCAAGAAATACAACTTAGGTTGTCAGACCTTTCTAACCAATTTTCTCAAAATCTTTTGGATTCCACAAATTCTTTCGAAATGAAAATCGAATCTGAAGAAGATGTAAAAGAGATTCCAGAGTCCGACAAGGCATTATACAGAAATGAGGATGGGACTTACTCCTTCACTCTTCAGTTCCCGAGTTATAATTGTTATATGACTTATGGAAGCAATCGTTCCAAAAGAGAAGAATTGTACAAGGCCTATGTAACTCGTGCCCCCGGCAACGGTAAAATTTTAGAAGAGATACTGGCTTTAAGAGACGAGTCCGCTAACTTACTCGGATATAAAAATTACGCAGAAGCTTCTCTGGCAACTAAGGTTGCGGATTCTCCGGAACAGGTGCTGGACTTCCTACAAAGAATCGGTAAACTAGCTAGGCCAATAGCGGAGAAGGAAATTTCAGAACTCAAAAAATTCGCTTCATCCATTCACATTCCAGATTTCCAAGCATTTGATAGCGCTTATGTTTCCGAGAAGTTAAAGAAGAAAAATTACGATTTTGACGAAGAAGAGACCCGTCCTTACTTCGAAAAGAGTACAGTTGTAAAAGGGACCTTCTCCTTTTTGGAAAAACTTTTAGGATTAAAATTTGAGAAGACGAACGCTCCGATTTGGGATCCTAAAACGGAAGTCTATCACGTCAGAAACGGCTCCGAAATTATCGCAAGGTTATATTTGGATCTGGAGGCAAGAAAGGACAAACAGGGCGGGGCCTGGATGAACCATTGGGAAACCCGTAATAGGCTTCCAAATAGGATGATCCTACCTTCTGCATTCGTGGTTTGTAATTTTCCTCCTTCTAAGGATTCAGCTCCTTCTCTTTTAAATCATTCGGATGTTGTCACATTTTTCCATGAGATGGGACATGCTCTCCATCATCTTTGTGCAAAAATAGAAGAGCCTCCTGTCAGCGGGATCAATGGTGTAGAATGGGATGCAGTGGAATTTCCTTCTCAGTTTTTGGAAAATTTTGCATATGAGCCGGAAGTGTTAAACTTCTTCGCATTTCATTATGAAACAGGAAAACCTATCCCAAAAGAATTGGCGCAAAAATTAAAAGATACTAAGAACTTTTTGGCTGCGATGGGAGTTGTCCGTCAGCTAGAATTCGGAATTTTTGATATAAGGATCCATCTCCAAAAGTATTCGGAAGAAGAAGTGCAGAATATTCTGGATTTAGTTCGAAAAGATATAAGCGTTCTTTTTCCTCCTGAATATAACAAGTTCCAGAACGGATTTGGGCATATTTTCTCAGGAGGATATGCGGCAGGTTATTATAGTTATAAATGGGCGGAACTTCTGGCAGCGGACGCCTTTTTTGCGTTCAGGTCCAAGGGGATTTTTGACGAGGATCTGGCGGCAAAATACAGAACTGAGATCTTGGAAAAAGGAGGCTCCGAAAACGCGATGATCCTATTCAAACGTTTTCTGGGACGAGATCCTGAACCGGACGCTCTATTAAAACTCTATGATTTAGTAGCTTGA
- the lsa23 gene encoding surface adhesion protein Lsa23, which produces MRSYLLIPIFFLYLGCTSPPLPVFQTTEGICPKSDLFVLSQPEIDVQTGNDLVGIYCKANITPIGFEWEISLVFQDEIHPNALKDFFYRIYRRVRYGRTYDIESFLVRLEPDGKTFQLDLKNVYSGDQIFQEDPVVHKDRILSSSILENRSSMPILYVNTWNHMFGEKDNNPELSKQEIQISEFRFGSRSQLDGYFGTY; this is translated from the coding sequence ATGAGATCTTATCTTCTGATTCCTATATTCTTTTTGTATTTGGGCTGCACAAGTCCACCTTTGCCTGTATTCCAAACTACCGAAGGGATCTGTCCTAAGTCGGATCTTTTCGTTTTATCCCAGCCTGAGATAGATGTGCAAACTGGGAATGACCTGGTCGGGATCTATTGTAAGGCGAATATCACGCCGATTGGATTCGAATGGGAAATTAGTTTAGTGTTTCAAGATGAGATCCATCCAAACGCATTGAAGGATTTTTTCTATAGGATATACAGAAGAGTCCGTTACGGTAGGACCTACGACATTGAATCCTTTTTGGTCCGATTAGAACCGGATGGTAAAACTTTTCAACTAGATCTAAAGAATGTTTACTCAGGAGATCAGATCTTCCAAGAGGACCCGGTTGTTCATAAGGATAGGATACTTTCTTCTTCTATTTTGGAAAATAGAAGTTCAATGCCTATTCTTTATGTGAATACCTGGAATCATATGTTTGGGGAGAAGGACAATAACCCGGAGCTTTCCAAGCAAGAGATCCAAATTTCCGAGTTTCGCTTCGGATCCAGAAGCCAACTGGACGGGTATTTCGGGACTTACTGA
- a CDS encoding MaoC family dehydratase: protein MAKIPTSPFAELGPKTPVETGTVKRGIYGRYLEEFTEGAIFEHPRELTIDRSFAQEFATTFMEANPLYLSAPYAQAHGFKDLLVSPLMVFNVALSLGVQNDSEKALANLGYYDVQFLKPVYPGDTLSAKTKIIKIDDKGADKPGIVHVRTICLNQNRELVLQYERKIMIYHSNGKPKGTPKPVIKEAFFPETDSPVIELPELKFPKGFETATWSDTYFENFAAGQIYIHQNGRTITDEHFPWTYRVGNTHPLHYDKLYSSGISGPMGGEPVVYGGLVFAWLCGLSSRDVTENVLWDLGFTEGYHTQPSFSGDTVTAITRVLAVKDRGTEFGIPAGEVHLQFIGLKNIKANDAFEKFGADLFLKENDKKKHGKEKLPEKIFEIERKILVKKK, encoded by the coding sequence ATGGCTAAAATCCCTACTTCCCCCTTTGCGGAACTAGGCCCCAAAACTCCGGTGGAAACCGGAACCGTAAAACGGGGTATTTACGGTAGATATCTAGAAGAATTTACCGAAGGAGCAATTTTCGAACATCCGAGAGAACTGACCATCGATCGTTCTTTTGCTCAAGAGTTTGCTACTACTTTTATGGAAGCGAACCCTCTTTATCTTTCCGCTCCTTACGCGCAAGCTCATGGATTCAAAGATCTATTAGTTTCTCCTTTGATGGTGTTCAACGTGGCGCTTTCTCTCGGAGTTCAAAACGATTCCGAAAAAGCGTTAGCGAATCTTGGATACTATGACGTTCAATTCCTGAAACCTGTGTATCCTGGAGATACCCTTTCCGCTAAAACCAAAATTATCAAAATAGATGATAAGGGTGCGGACAAACCTGGAATCGTTCATGTTCGTACGATCTGTTTGAACCAAAACAGGGAACTAGTACTTCAATACGAAAGAAAGATCATGATCTATCATTCTAACGGAAAGCCGAAAGGAACTCCGAAACCTGTGATCAAAGAAGCTTTCTTCCCGGAAACTGATAGCCCTGTTATCGAACTTCCTGAGCTAAAATTTCCCAAAGGTTTCGAAACCGCTACTTGGTCAGATACTTATTTCGAAAATTTCGCGGCAGGTCAGATCTATATCCACCAAAACGGCAGAACGATCACTGACGAACATTTCCCTTGGACCTATAGAGTAGGTAACACTCACCCACTTCATTACGATAAATTGTATTCTTCCGGAATTTCCGGCCCAATGGGTGGAGAACCTGTCGTTTACGGAGGACTCGTATTCGCATGGTTATGTGGACTTTCTTCTAGAGATGTGACTGAGAATGTTCTTTGGGATCTTGGATTTACCGAAGGATATCATACTCAACCTTCTTTCAGTGGGGACACTGTGACTGCGATCACCAGAGTTCTAGCTGTAAAGGACAGAGGGACCGAATTCGGTATTCCTGCGGGAGAAGTTCATCTTCAGTTCATCGGTCTGAAAAACATCAAGGCGAACGACGCCTTCGAAAAATTCGGAGCCGATCTATTCTTAAAAGAGAACGATAAGAAAAAACACGGTAAGGAAAAACTTCCTGAGAAAATTTTCGAGATCGAAAGAAAGATCTTAGTTAAGAAGAAGTAA
- a CDS encoding ATP-dependent Clp protease adaptor ClpS, with protein MPNSPSIEETTTEEPVQIGGPWRVVLWDDNEHTYEYVITMLMDVCKMTPEQAFGHAVEVDAQKKTVVFAGELEHAEHIQDLILNYGPDPLLPASKGSMSATLEG; from the coding sequence ATGCCTAACTCACCCTCGATAGAAGAAACCACCACAGAAGAACCGGTGCAGATCGGAGGACCCTGGAGAGTGGTTTTATGGGATGATAACGAACATACTTACGAATATGTGATCACTATGCTCATGGACGTATGTAAGATGACTCCAGAGCAAGCTTTCGGTCATGCTGTAGAAGTAGACGCTCAGAAAAAGACGGTAGTGTTTGCCGGTGAATTAGAACACGCAGAACATATCCAAGATCTGATCTTAAATTATGGACCGGATCCTTTGCTTCCCGCCTCCAAAGGCTCAATGAGCGCGACCTTAGAGGGGTAA